In one window of Alternaria dauci strain A2016 chromosome 7, whole genome shotgun sequence DNA:
- a CDS encoding mitochondrial 37S ribosomal protein uS17m — translation MASIATKAVAGKPIVTQCFTSQKVGVVVSAGKMAKAVRVRVAEQEWNKKFRKHFPAPKTYIARDPNNSVVEGDVVRITSGHRTSKVIHHVVTSIVAPFGEPVENRPPVLTQAQLEEQRIKDRLLKDVRSAERGRQASIQRLAQARKQGLRIPTLEEAMEGMRRHTEAEKARAEAHGGQAGQQKTAKTRRVEQGKKTKAEVDAENKVKDARRQTA, via the exons aTGGCGTCGATAGCGACCAAAGCGGTAGCCGGCAAACCCATCGTCACACAATGCTTCACGAGCCAAAAAGTCGGCGTCGTAGTCTCGGCGGGCAAAATGGCCAAGGCAGTACGAGTGCGCGTCGCAGAACAAGAATGGAATAAGAAGTTCAGAAAG CACTTTCCAGCCCCCAAAACATACATAGCGCGCGACCCTAACAACTCTGTCGTCGAAGGAGACGTTGTGCGCATAACATCTGGACACCGCACCTCGAAAGTCATCCACCACGTCGTAACATCCATCGTCGCGCCGTTTGGCGAACCCGTAGAAAACCGACCACCGGTCCTCACCCAAGCACAATTAGAAGAACAGCGCATCAAGGACCGATTACTCAAGGATGTAAGGTCAGCGGAGCGGGGAAGACAGGCGAGCATCCAGAGATTGGCGCAGGCACGGAAGCAGGGCCTAAGGATACCGACTCTTGAGGAGGCCATGGAGGGTATGAGGAGACACACTGAGGCAGAAAAGGCGCGGGCTGAGGCGCATGGTGGGCAGGCTGGTCAGCAAAAGACGGCAAAGACGAGAAGAGTGGAGCAAGGCAAGAAGACAAAGGCAGAAGTTGATGCGGAGAACAAAGTTAAAGATGCAAGGAGGCAGACCGCATGA